The following is a genomic window from Sebastes fasciatus isolate fSebFas1 chromosome 15, fSebFas1.pri, whole genome shotgun sequence.
TGTATCCAGCGGtctattctcttttttttattgtgggcTTCCCGGCTAACTGCCTGTCTCTGTATGTAGCCTGGATGCTGATGAGGAATGGGAACAACATAGCGGTCTACCTCATCAACCTGTCTATCTCTGACCTGCTCTACACCATCTCTCTGCCTGTGTGGATTGAGCTGGCCCTGCAGAGGCCTCTGGGTGGTCTTTGCAGCGTAGTGGCTGTGATCATGCAAAACAGCTTTTACGTCGGCTCAGGCCTCCTCTGCTGCATCTCCGTTGATCGCTACCTAGCAGTGGTCTACCCTCTCCACTTCCACTGGGTCCGAGAGGTGCGAACAGCAGCACTTGTGAGTCTTGCTGTTTGGACTTTGGAGATTTCCATCCACATCATCTTGCTTGACCACACGGAGGCGCTGCAAGCTTTCTCCTCAAGAGACCTGTGTGAGGAGCGAATACCCATGGCACAAGAAGATGCCCACCTCGCCCTCACACGAGTCATCCTGGGTTTCTTGCTCCCCATCTTCATCATGACCTTTTGTTTCCAGCAGATCATGCAGTCACTCCGACAGAGCGCCTCCATCCTGACAGAGGAGCGCAGGAAAGTAGGAGTGCTGTTGTTCCTCCTTCTTCTAACCTACATAGTGGCCTTTTTGCCATACCAGATTGTCATGCTGCTCAGGGCCACGCTGGAGCCCGGGGCCTGCATCTGGGCCACGAGGCTCAGGGATCCGTACCTGGTCACAGTTGCCACAACGACCATAAACAGTGTACTGGATCCCATAATATACTGTTTAATCAGTGAGAGCGCTCGGAGAGAGATTAGGAAAGCTGTGGATAAATGTTGGGGAGTTTTTGTGAGGAGGAAATGGCCCAAGAGCTCCAGTGGAATTCAGTCAATTTCCTAACAACAGAATgatcttttttattgttatttttatttataaccCATAATTGTAAatctacggaagccctgaaaggcaagcgagaattttttttttctggtgatccattttctaagtctgatcggaactattttctctcctgtgtttatgacttaagaataggtggggaaaaaatgtttgtcaggataatctttctaagttccttttttgtctgtgaaacaagtaaaaaaaaaattgtaggcTTTTTAAGAAGTTACTTTTCATTGCCTCCTATAGGGAAAACAGATGAAAGGTTTCCGTACaaatcaaatgaaaacaaactattaatTCGGACTGTATTTTAAGAGGTAATACCAAGAAACTAAGTGTTTATATACTGATGCCTTTTTACTGACAATGTTTTGTTGATGCAAGGGCGTTATTTCCACTGAAACACCAGTCAAAGATAAGACAGTAAAGCACAGAGCTGTAGTGTTGCTGTAGTAaaggcacatactgtatacctcATCAGTTGTATATTCAGAAAGTATAAGGTACGGTACTGATgcactctctctatatatacagtatatatatatatatacacacacatttatataaatctgcataaattttttttattttcctttttaaattatttaatttgacTTTATTGTGCCTCCCCACTTCTGAAACCAAACCTACGCctttttgttgatgttttaacGGACAAATCCTCTCTTTTATCACTGTAATGTACAATGGTCAACTGTGAATAAgatcacatttacatttatttttttaattgttatgATAATTGATTATTGAAGTTGAGCAGAAGAAATTTAAACTAGCCTCCATTGGATTGTTTTTGTCTGgttcatttttgcattaaagGATTGGTTCACAGTTTTGCAAGTCTTTCTTAATGCAGTACTTACAGGTCTATATGTACATTGAAAGAGTTATTGGTCTCTTTGTGCTTCTGCAGACAGTGTTTGTTTGCTGAGCTACAGCAGAGGGATGGTAACTAAAAGACGACATTTGGTGGAAGATTTCCATTGAATTTGTCTAACTTTGCTGAAGCTTCATATTAACTTTGGCTGaacttttaaattattttttacccAGAACAAGGACTGATAAAATTATGCTTTCAATGTATGGACATGCatacttaaaaatatatatgcacTTATCCATTAAGAGCACATATAGGCTCAGCCATAACAACATAAGTACGCTATG
Proteins encoded in this region:
- the LOC141783267 gene encoding ovarian cancer G-protein coupled receptor 1-like, coding for MDAAPLNQTNTTTSTSCTVDSSIEKHMYPAVYSLFFIVGFPANCLSLYVAWMLMRNGNNIAVYLINLSISDLLYTISLPVWIELALQRPLGGLCSVVAVIMQNSFYVGSGLLCCISVDRYLAVVYPLHFHWVREVRTAALVSLAVWTLEISIHIILLDHTEALQAFSSRDLCEERIPMAQEDAHLALTRVILGFLLPIFIMTFCFQQIMQSLRQSASILTEERRKVGVLLFLLLLTYIVAFLPYQIVMLLRATLEPGACIWATRLRDPYLVTVATTTINSVLDPIIYCLISESARREIRKAVDKCWGVFVRRKWPKSSSGIQSIS